Proteins encoded within one genomic window of Halomonas sp. YLGW01:
- a CDS encoding NAD-dependent succinate-semialdehyde dehydrogenase: protein MKVSTTVTQRLDDPRLFRQYAYVDGKWTHGDGGREEAVTDPATGEVLGHIPWLEADQIRGAVDAAERAFVQWRALRADERAERLLAWYDLLQAHREDLAILMSMEQGKPLPDARGEVEYGASFIKWFAEQGKRTFGETIPSHIPNAALGTIKEPVGIAALITPWNFPLAMITRKAAAAMAAGCPVIVKPAGETPFSALALAELAERAGIPAGIYNVVLGEPAEVSSILCGEERVKALSFTGSTRVGRLLLEQCAGTVKRVSLELGGNAPFIVGPDMDPREAALAAVAAKFQTAGQDCLAANRILVHESIHDAFVEHFAERMAALTVGNGLQSEVDLGPLIHGQAVEKAASIVDDAISRGATLVAGDQSAAPGPNFFMPVLLTGVTPEMKVWREENFAPVAGITAYGDDDEVIAMANDTEYGLAAYVYTHDIRRIWKLLRALEFGMVSVNSVKMTGPPIPFGGVKQSGLGREGGVGGIDEYLETKYYCLGALGSVSGS from the coding sequence ATGAAAGTGTCCACGACGGTGACTCAGCGACTCGACGATCCCCGCCTGTTCCGCCAGTACGCCTATGTCGACGGCAAGTGGACCCATGGCGATGGTGGCCGCGAGGAGGCCGTGACCGACCCGGCCACCGGTGAGGTCCTTGGGCATATTCCCTGGCTGGAGGCCGACCAGATTCGCGGTGCCGTCGATGCGGCCGAGCGAGCCTTCGTCCAGTGGCGGGCGCTGCGCGCCGACGAGCGTGCCGAGCGTTTGCTGGCCTGGTATGACCTCTTGCAGGCACACCGCGAGGATCTCGCCATCCTGATGTCCATGGAGCAGGGCAAGCCGCTGCCGGATGCCCGGGGCGAGGTGGAATACGGCGCCAGCTTCATCAAGTGGTTCGCCGAGCAGGGCAAGCGCACCTTCGGCGAGACCATTCCCAGCCACATTCCCAATGCGGCCCTGGGCACGATCAAGGAACCGGTCGGTATCGCCGCCCTGATCACGCCCTGGAACTTCCCGCTGGCGATGATCACCCGCAAGGCGGCGGCTGCCATGGCCGCGGGCTGCCCGGTGATCGTCAAACCGGCCGGCGAGACTCCGTTCTCGGCGCTGGCACTGGCCGAGCTCGCCGAGCGGGCCGGCATCCCGGCGGGCATCTACAACGTGGTGCTGGGCGAGCCCGCGGAGGTGTCCTCGATCCTGTGCGGTGAGGAGCGCGTCAAGGCGCTGTCCTTCACCGGCTCCACCCGGGTCGGGCGGCTGCTGCTCGAGCAGTGCGCCGGCACCGTCAAGCGGGTGTCGCTGGAACTGGGTGGCAATGCGCCCTTCATCGTGGGGCCGGACATGGACCCGCGGGAGGCCGCCCTGGCGGCGGTCGCCGCCAAGTTCCAGACCGCCGGCCAGGACTGCCTGGCGGCCAACCGTATCCTGGTGCACGAATCGATCCATGACGCCTTCGTCGAGCATTTCGCCGAGCGGATGGCGGCGCTGACCGTCGGCAACGGCCTGCAGAGCGAGGTCGATCTGGGCCCGCTGATCCATGGCCAGGCGGTCGAGAAGGCGGCGAGCATCGTCGATGACGCCATCTCCCGGGGCGCGACCCTGGTGGCCGGCGATCAGTCGGCGGCGCCCGGGCCCAACTTCTTCATGCCGGTGCTGCTGACCGGGGTGACCCCCGAGATGAAGGTCTGGCGGGAAGAGAACTTTGCCCCGGTGGCCGGCATTACTGCCTATGGCGACGACGATGAAGTCATCGCCATGGCCAACGATACCGAATACGGCCTCGCCGCCTATGTCTACACCCACGACATCCGGCGCATCTGGAAGCTGTTGCGGGCACTCGAGTTCGGCATGGTCTCGGTCAACTCGGTCAAGATGACCGGTCCGCCGATTCCCTTCGGCGGCGTCAAGCAGTCCGGCCTCGGGCGTGAAGGTGGCGTCGGCGGCATCGATGAATACCTGGAGACCAAGTAC